The Nostoc cf. commune SO-36 genomic sequence TTTGGATTTCATGATTGTTGTTTTAAAAGAAGATATTGCTAATAAACGAGCTACTCGTTTACAAGACCCTAAGTTTATCAATTCAAATTTTCGAGTTATCAAATGGACTGCCTATAACCCAAAAGATAAGAAACAAAAACAATTGCGAATTACTAAATATGCTGTATTTACTCACTCTGGTTCTCGCAAGAAAACCTCTACTTTTAATACCCCCATTTATAGCCTAAAGGATAACTCTAATAACGACAAATTTTATACAAAATACACAAAGCAGGATGTTTTATCGGGTATTTTTGAACCAGGCGGTAAAGAATTTGGAAAAGTTAAAAGTCTCGCTTATCTAACTAGAACTGGCTTAGAAGAAGCCTTAATGCAAGGAACAGTACTAATTAACTTTACTGATGGTTATAGGGCATTTTTTAATGTAGATAGAAATAATGGAATGTCTTATATTCGCGGATTGAAGGCAACAGCACAAAAGCGCTATTGGTATTTTAGAGAGGTTGATGCCATTAAAGGCTATGGATACAAAATAGATGCAAAAATCTCCATTAAACCCGGAGTCACTTTTGCAGGAGATGTTTTGAATATCGGTTTAGGTAAAGTAATTGTAATTGAGCATACTAAAGGTGGTCGTAAACATCTGCGAATGGGAGTTATGGCTGATACAGGTGGGGCATTTTTACCTAATCTTTATCAACTCGATTTTTTGGCAGGTATTTTTAAGAATCAAAAAGAATTTGGGCAGAATATTAGCCAATTACCGGAATATGCTACCGCATATTTTTTAGTAAAGAAGTAATACATAGACCAATACGCTTGGGTTAAGCATTTCTTTCTTCTCTTTGCGTTCTTTGCAGTAGCCTGCGGCAAGCCGCTGACGCTCCTTCTTCGCTAATGCGTCTACGTTTCTCCTTCTTCTTTCTTGTACTTAAATATGGTTTAGCCCATCTTCATACAGAATTAGTATTAGCACAGCCTAAAGCATTCTCTATGAGACGCTACGCGAACGGTAAGTCGTTAGACATATATTAGTTACACAATGTCATTGCGAGCAAAGCGAAGCAATCCCAGTCCTGGCGATTGCTTCTCTTCTCTACGAGAGGCTGCGTCAACGAGACGCTCCGCGAACGCTTCTTTACGAGACATCCTAACTATGGAACACCAGCATAAATTAAAACAATTCGCAATTCGCAATGACGCTCGCGGACTCGCTACCGCTACGCTAACGCAATTACGTTTTGTGACGGGGATTTAGACCCCGACACAAAACGGGCTGCCTGTCTTACTGGGGACTTAAACCCCCAAAGTTTGTTAAACTATAACTCTTAAATAAGCAAAACTAATAAGTTGTATCAGGTTTACTGAAGTAATAAAAGTTGATTAAAAATTGTAAAGCATTGTAAAGTACATTCACAGGCAAAAACAAAACCGCCTGATTCATACATAACTAACCGCACTTATAAAACAATGACAACAACCTTACAACAGCGCTCAAGCGCCAATGTATGGGATCGATTCTGCGAATGGATCACCAGCACCAACAACCGTATTTACATCGGTTGGTTCGGCGTAGTCATGATTCCAACCTTGTTAGCCGCTACCGCCTGCTTTGTAATCGCCTTTATCGCAGCACCTCCAGTAGACATCGACGGTATCCGTGAACCAGTTGCAGGTTCATTAATTTACGGAAACAACATCATCTCCGGTGCAGTTGTTCCTTCCTCCAATGCAATCGGCTTGCACTTCTACCCAATTTGGGAAGCAGCATCCTTAGACGAGTGGTTGTACAACGGTGGCCCTTACCAATTGGTAATTTTCCACTTCCTGATTGGCGTATTCTGCTACTTGGGTCGTGAATGGGAACTATCCTACCGCTTAGGTATGCGTCCTTGGATTGCTATAGCTTATTCTGCACCAGTAGCAGCAGCAAGCGCAGTCTTCTTGGTATACCCAATCGGACAAGGTTCTTTCTCAGATGGTATGCCCTTGGGTATTTCTGGAACCTTCAACTTCATGATCGTGTTCCAAGCAGAACATAACATCTTGATGCACCCCTTCCACCAACTCGGTGTAGCAGGTGTATTCGGTGGAAGTTTGTTCAGTGCAATGCACGGTTCACTTGTAACTTCTTCCTTGGTTCGTGAAACAACCGAAACCGAATCACAAAACTACGGTTACAAATTCGGTCAAGAAGAAGAAACCTACAACATCGTTGCAGCCCACGGCTACTTCGGTCGTCTAATCTTCCAATACGCTTCATTCAACAACAGCCGTTCACTGCACTTCTTCTTAGCAGCATGGCCTGTAATCGGCATCTGGTTTACCGCCTTGGGTGTAAGCACAATGGCGTTCAACTTGAACGGTTTCAACTTCAACCAATCAATCATTGACTCTGAAGGTCGTGTGATTGCAACTTGGGCAGATGTAATCAACCGCGCTAACCTGGGTATGGAAGTAATGCATGAGCGCAACGCTCACAACTTCCCTCTCGATTTGGCTGCTGGTGACTTTGCTCCTGTGGCTCTAACCGCTCCTGCTATCAACGGTTAATTCTTAAGTCTTAGCTAAATGAGAAAGCGCTCTCCTGAAAAGGAGGGCGCTTTTGTTTATTAGATGCGCGTAGCTTACTAGAGAGATGGAACTACCCGAAAAATGTCATCATAGTAAAAGTAAAAACATTCTGGAGAGAAGACAACGGTTTACGCACGCCCTTTAGCACGGTTAATTGAGCAATTGCAACGCCTGCCGGGAGTTGGCCCCAAAAGTGCCCAACGACTGGCTTTGCATATTTTGAAGCGACCAGAAGCAGAAGTAGAAGCTTTGGCACAAGCTTTAATTGAGGCAAAAAAACAGATAGGCTTGTGTTCTGTTTGCTTTCACTTATCTGCTGAACCTGTTTGTGAAATCTGCCGCAATGCCAACCGTGACAATAATACTATTTGTGTTGTAGCAGATCCTCGCGATGTGATTGCGCTGGAAAAAACCCGCGAATACAAAGGCAAATATCACGTTTTGGGTGGGGTGATTTCGCCAATTGATGGAATTGGGCCAGAACAGTTGACTATACTGGCTTTACAGCGCCGAGTCGGTCAGCAAAAACCTCAAGAGGTAATTCTCGCAATTAGTCCGAGTATAGAAGGTGAGACAACAACACTGTATATCGGTCAGCTATTGAAACCATTTACTAAGGTGACGCGGATTGCTTTTGGTTTACCTGTGGGTGGCGATTTGGAGTACGCAGATGAAGTGACTTTGGCGAGGGCGTTGGAAGGACGCCGGGAATTGGATTAGATTGTACTGATGGAACTGCTTGTCGTTTAGGTGTTGTTACGGCTGAAGCTGTAACCAGCAAAACACCGCGCCTAACTGGTAAACCTGTATCCCTAGCTAAGGGCATCACTGGCTGGTTGAAAGCAGGCGAACGCACTTCTTTAGTAAAAATGGCTAATTCTGCGATTAATTCCTAGCTAGACATCAGAGTTTGATTTTACTTCCCAGCGAAACTAGCAAACAAGCACAATTAACACACTGCGATCGCTCCATCATACACTTACATAAAGTTCTTGTGTAATCTTGAGAAATGTAATGACAGATAGCAGGTTTTAGGTTAGAGGTGCAAGATGCAAAGGTATTTGAAAGTATTAAGATTATTTTGGAGTGCTGCGATCGCAGCAGAATTGGAATATCGGATTAACTTTTTTATAGCTACCCTCAGCAGCTTGGGAAATCTTGTCGGCAGCCTCTTTGGACTATTCTTGTTTTACCGCACTGGCTACAGTTTTAGTGGCTGGTCATGGGAAGCAGCTTTAGTAGTTTTAGGAATTTTTACCTTACTTCAAGGATTTTCTGCTACTTTTCTGGCATCAAATTTGAATCGCATTGTCCGCCATGTCCAGGAAGGCACTTTGGACTTTATATTATTAAAACCTATCCGCAGTCAGTTTTGGCTTTCCACCCATACTCTTTCACCTTGGGGACTGCCGGATCTAGTTTTTGGTAGTATTATCATTGGCTATGCAGGTAAACGCCTCGGTGTAGAGATAAACGGCTATTTACTTGGTGTGTTGCCGTTATTGTTCAGCTTAATAATTTTGTACAGCCTGTGGTTTATGCTAGGAGCGACAAGTATTTGGTTCGTTAAAATATACAACGTTACCGAAGTCTTGCGTGGTTTATTAGAAGCTGGACGATATCCCATCGCCGCATATCCCACTGCTTACCGTTTTTTCTTCACCTTTGTGATGCCAGTAGCTTTTTTAACTACTGTACCAGCCCAAGCGCTGTTGGGTCGGAGTGAAATTAGCTGGTTGATAGGTGCGGCAATATTAGCAGTAGTGCTGTTTTTTGTTTCTACTTGGTTTTGGCGGTTTGCGTTGCGGTTTTATACTAGTGCTTCGAGTTAATGGACTTCCAGTTAATTTTACGAGATCGATTTCAACCTCGGTGAAATGTCTTATGGTAGCTCCAATAGATATATACGTGCCAAATAAAATTTTACAACGTTTGCAAAATGTGAAAGATTTTGTGGGCGGAAGCGTTAACTCTCTAAGTAACTCAGCACAACAAGTTGGGGAGTCTTTGAAAGCAACAGCAACTACAACTACTGATAAAGCAATTGATACAGTTACAACAAGTTTAGAGGAAACTTGGCAAACTGCTGATAAATTTAAAAGTACAACATCGGGCGCAGTTACAAATGCGATGGCATCTTCTGTAAGTGATTGGCTGATACAATACCCGATATTATTTAAGTTAGTTCAAATACTAGGTTGGGCGACTAATCACCCAATTATTAGTATAGTGATTTTGCTGTTTGCGATCGCTATCATTTGGAGCATCATCAAAGCAATTGTCCGCTTGATTGAAACAGCTAGTTGGTCAATACTCCAAGTTCCGTTAAAATTGCTTCTGGCTTTGATTAAAGTTAGCTTTCTATCCTTAACTAAAGTTGGCAGTTATACTGTTCAACGAATAACTGCTAGTGAAACAAGTGATAACCTGCCAGCTTTGCCACCTGAAAATTTCCAACTAAATAAACAACAAAGATTGGCAGAAATTTCTAGTCGCTTACAAGCAATTCAAAAGGAACAACATGAGCTTTTACAAGAAGCCGCAGACTTGATTGCTACTGACACAAT encodes the following:
- the psbA gene encoding photosystem II q(b) protein translates to MTTTLQQRSSANVWDRFCEWITSTNNRIYIGWFGVVMIPTLLAATACFVIAFIAAPPVDIDGIREPVAGSLIYGNNIISGAVVPSSNAIGLHFYPIWEAASLDEWLYNGGPYQLVIFHFLIGVFCYLGREWELSYRLGMRPWIAIAYSAPVAAASAVFLVYPIGQGSFSDGMPLGISGTFNFMIVFQAEHNILMHPFHQLGVAGVFGGSLFSAMHGSLVTSSLVRETTETESQNYGYKFGQEEETYNIVAAHGYFGRLIFQYASFNNSRSLHFFLAAWPVIGIWFTALGVSTMAFNLNGFNFNQSIIDSEGRVIATWADVINRANLGMEVMHERNAHNFPLDLAAGDFAPVALTAPAING
- the recR gene encoding recombination mediator RecR gives rise to the protein MQRLPGVGPKSAQRLALHILKRPEAEVEALAQALIEAKKQIGLCSVCFHLSAEPVCEICRNANRDNNTICVVADPRDVIALEKTREYKGKYHVLGGVISPIDGIGPEQLTILALQRRVGQQKPQEVILAISPSIEGETTTLYIGQLLKPFTKVTRIAFGLPVGGDLEYADEVTLARALEGRRELD
- a CDS encoding ABC transporter permease yields the protein MQRYLKVLRLFWSAAIAAELEYRINFFIATLSSLGNLVGSLFGLFLFYRTGYSFSGWSWEAALVVLGIFTLLQGFSATFLASNLNRIVRHVQEGTLDFILLKPIRSQFWLSTHTLSPWGLPDLVFGSIIIGYAGKRLGVEINGYLLGVLPLLFSLIILYSLWFMLGATSIWFVKIYNVTEVLRGLLEAGRYPIAAYPTAYRFFFTFVMPVAFLTTVPAQALLGRSEISWLIGAAILAVVLFFVSTWFWRFALRFYTSASS